In one Methylocaldum szegediense genomic region, the following are encoded:
- a CDS encoding ExbD/TolR family protein, protein MRKRGLFTRRLDDGEDSSDAINLTPLIDMVFILLIFFLVTTSFIRESTVTVQRPKAATAVPQTDAAVIITITADEQIWLNDASVDIRLLRARLEQLGLANPAQAAIILADAQTSTGLLVKVMDQLRLAGFVNISVAASSAPDVP, encoded by the coding sequence GAAGACAGCTCCGACGCGATCAACCTGACGCCGCTCATCGACATGGTGTTCATCCTGTTGATCTTTTTCCTGGTGACGACGTCCTTCATCCGCGAGTCGACGGTGACGGTGCAGCGCCCCAAGGCCGCGACGGCCGTTCCCCAGACGGACGCGGCGGTGATTATCACCATCACCGCTGACGAACAAATCTGGCTCAACGACGCATCCGTCGACATACGCCTGCTGCGCGCCCGACTCGAACAACTGGGCCTTGCCAATCCGGCCCAGGCCGCCATCATCCTGGCTGATGCCCAAACCAGCACGGGATTGTTGGTCAAAGTGATGGATCAGTTGCGCCTCGCCGGTTTCGTCAACATCTCGGTGGCGGCCAGTTCGGCTCCGGATGTCCCATGA
- a CDS encoding energy transducer TonB: MKTSLAVFPGRPGWVLVGALAAAVVVNLALLFLIGALISHRETELRSAPNPQPVDFIRIIPKTEEPKPAPPSTPAPMNELAPEPRPTKPGPSSSGGAKPSAKKPARGAGRDGASKSRKEPAPAPGAPAPRLDIPEQGTGAPLTPVPGSDSRLTAPPGQWNPEKKPGGGGNGTNGEGGTGGGGLVVISRVLPQYPPRARAQRIEGWVRLEVEVSPSGTVSAARVVAASPERVFDDAALKAIRRWRFQPAFKEGRAVSQRATLTMKFRLEER; the protein is encoded by the coding sequence ATGAAAACATCCCTTGCCGTTTTTCCCGGCCGACCGGGCTGGGTCCTTGTCGGGGCTCTCGCCGCGGCTGTGGTCGTCAATTTGGCCTTGCTATTTTTGATAGGCGCGTTGATCAGCCACCGTGAGACCGAGCTGAGATCGGCTCCCAATCCGCAACCGGTCGATTTCATCCGAATCATTCCCAAGACCGAGGAACCGAAACCGGCTCCGCCATCCACGCCTGCCCCGATGAACGAACTGGCACCCGAGCCTCGGCCGACGAAACCTGGGCCGTCATCATCCGGAGGCGCCAAGCCTTCCGCGAAGAAGCCGGCGCGCGGAGCTGGCCGCGACGGCGCCTCCAAGTCCCGGAAAGAGCCCGCTCCAGCGCCAGGCGCACCGGCTCCTCGGCTGGACATTCCGGAACAGGGTACGGGTGCGCCTCTCACTCCTGTGCCGGGCTCCGACTCGCGCCTTACGGCACCCCCCGGGCAATGGAATCCGGAAAAGAAGCCCGGAGGAGGGGGTAACGGTACGAATGGCGAAGGCGGCACGGGCGGTGGCGGTCTGGTCGTGATTTCGCGGGTGTTGCCGCAGTATCCGCCGCGAGCGCGGGCGCAAAGAATCGAGGGTTGGGTGCGGCTCGAGGTCGAGGTCAGCCCTTCCGGTACGGTCAGCGCGGCGAGAGTCGTGGCGGCCAGCCCGGAGCGGGTGTTCGACGATGCTGCGCTTAAGGCAATCCGGCGCTGGCGCTTTCAGCCGGCCTTCAAAGAGGGCCGCGCCGTTTCGCAGCGAGCCACGCTAACAATGAAATTCCGGCTGGAAGAGCGCTGA
- a CDS encoding PepSY domain-containing protein has translation MKTPITITTVTALFLSLGATAVFAEKLKMPPTKVSMEKCMEAALAKKDGKIVKLEFKTERGTPIYEFEIAGTDGKSWEYECDANTGAITEEEQEVDSPNDPLFKAKAKISEEEAKKIALEKHPGEIVETEYEIESNGDASYEFDIKLADGREVKLEVDAATGKIVEDDEEEIYQIGQE, from the coding sequence ATGAAGACGCCCATCACAATAACGACAGTCACCGCACTGTTTTTATCCTTAGGAGCTACCGCGGTATTCGCTGAAAAATTGAAGATGCCGCCGACCAAGGTCAGCATGGAAAAATGTATGGAAGCGGCACTGGCCAAGAAAGACGGTAAGATCGTCAAGCTCGAATTCAAGACAGAGCGGGGTACGCCCATCTACGAATTCGAGATTGCCGGCACAGACGGCAAGAGCTGGGAATACGAATGTGATGCCAACACGGGAGCCATCACCGAGGAGGAGCAGGAGGTCGACAGCCCCAACGATCCGCTGTTCAAAGCCAAGGCGAAAATCAGCGAAGAGGAAGCCAAGAAGATCGCTCTCGAAAAGCATCCCGGCGAGATCGTCGAGACCGAATACGAGATCGAGTCCAACGGCGATGCGTCCTATGAATTCGATATCAAGCTCGCGGATGGCAGGGAAGTCAAGCTGGAAGTGGATGCTGCGACCGGCAAAATCGTCGAAGACGACGAAGAAGAGATTTACCAGATTGGTCAAGAGTGA
- a CDS encoding BPSS1780 family membrane protein, producing the protein MGNNPFAKDAPHNPFQAPRSRVADPTPSHSGVLLKTPKSNAAGHGWSWLSEGWGLFKEAPGTWIGIIVVMFVLALIINLIPLVNLLSTPLFTVVTGGLMLGCRSLEQGQELTFGHLFEGFKNHAGKLLAVGFLYLLASVVIGIAVFVVVLGGSGALDLFTGSPPETLNPLGLILATLVMLALLIPAMMAIWFASPLIVFHDLGALQAMGLSFRGCLRNLMPFLIYGIAGLVLTILAILPVGLGWLILAPVLIGSIYKGYQDIFVA; encoded by the coding sequence ATGGGCAATAATCCGTTCGCGAAAGATGCCCCCCATAATCCATTTCAGGCTCCGCGTTCGCGGGTAGCCGATCCCACTCCCTCACATTCAGGCGTGCTGCTCAAAACTCCGAAATCCAACGCTGCCGGGCACGGCTGGTCATGGTTAAGCGAAGGTTGGGGATTGTTCAAGGAGGCGCCGGGGACCTGGATCGGAATCATTGTCGTCATGTTCGTCCTCGCACTTATCATCAACCTGATTCCGCTCGTAAACCTGCTGTCCACCCCGCTGTTCACCGTGGTGACCGGCGGTCTGATGCTCGGATGCCGTTCCCTCGAACAAGGTCAGGAACTCACCTTCGGCCATTTGTTCGAAGGATTCAAGAACCATGCGGGCAAGTTGCTGGCGGTGGGCTTTTTGTATCTGCTCGCGAGCGTCGTGATCGGAATCGCGGTGTTCGTCGTAGTACTGGGAGGTTCGGGCGCGCTGGACTTGTTCACCGGAAGCCCGCCAGAAACCTTGAATCCCCTAGGCCTGATATTGGCCACTCTAGTCATGTTGGCCCTACTCATTCCGGCGATGATGGCGATATGGTTCGCGTCCCCTCTGATTGTGTTTCACGACCTGGGAGCGCTACAGGCGATGGGTCTCAGTTTTAGGGGATGTCTACGCAATCTAATGCCGTTCCTGATCTACGGCATCGCCGGCTTGGTTCTAACTATCCTGGCGATACTTCCCGTTGGCCTGGGTTGGTTGATCCTGGCACCCGTGCTCATCGGCTCCATATACAAGGGTTATCAAGACATTTTCGTTGCTTGA
- a CDS encoding alkaline phosphatase family protein, with the protein MKKTSSLTILLIVMILSTPLVVSARSGRDSGLERIRHIVVIYLENHSFDNLYGLFPGADGLANAPEETMRQTDREGRVYTVLPRIMNTVKKPPVPDERFPSDLPNRPFEISQYVPIDRKIGDPVHRFYQHQAQINGGRMDRFVAESNAGGLTMGYYDGRKLPLWEYAKKYTVADRFFQAAFGGSLLNHFWLICACTPHHDNPPPELTAVLNEKGELIKDGVYTPDGYAVNTIQTMQVPHDPKITDPRRLLPPQTFPTIGDRLSGENISWAWYSGGWNDAIAGHADETFQYHHQPFAYFARYAEGTRERAKHLKDEADFLKAIEKGKLPAVSFYKPIGADSEHPGYADLIAGETRAVEVIRKLERSRLWRNTVIIVTYDEYGGFWDHVPPPPGDRWGPGSRVPAIIISPFAKRGYVDHTVYDTTSILKFIETRFGLKPLGERDAKANDLLNALDLGS; encoded by the coding sequence ATGAAAAAAACGTCCTCTCTGACAATCCTCCTAATCGTTATGATCCTGTCCACGCCTCTGGTGGTCTCGGCGCGATCCGGCCGGGATTCCGGGCTGGAGCGGATTCGCCATATCGTCGTGATTTACCTGGAAAACCACAGCTTCGACAATCTCTACGGGCTATTCCCAGGAGCCGACGGATTGGCGAACGCGCCAGAGGAGACGATGCGGCAGACGGATCGCGAAGGTCGGGTCTACACCGTCTTGCCCAGGATCATGAACACCGTAAAAAAGCCCCCGGTCCCCGACGAGCGCTTTCCGTCCGATCTTCCGAACCGGCCGTTCGAGATCAGCCAATACGTTCCGATCGACCGGAAAATCGGCGATCCGGTGCACCGGTTTTACCAGCATCAGGCCCAGATCAATGGTGGGCGCATGGACCGTTTCGTAGCGGAATCGAATGCCGGCGGTCTGACCATGGGCTATTACGACGGGCGCAAGCTTCCGCTGTGGGAATACGCAAAAAAATACACCGTGGCGGATCGTTTCTTTCAGGCGGCATTCGGCGGATCGCTGCTGAATCACTTCTGGCTGATCTGCGCCTGCACGCCGCACCACGACAATCCGCCCCCTGAATTGACCGCGGTCCTGAACGAAAAAGGCGAGCTAATCAAGGATGGCGTGTATACGCCCGACGGCTACGCGGTCAACACCATCCAGACGATGCAAGTGCCCCACGACCCCAAGATTACCGATCCGCGCCGGCTTCTGCCTCCGCAGACCTTTCCGACCATCGGCGACCGTCTGTCGGGGGAAAATATTTCATGGGCCTGGTATTCCGGCGGCTGGAACGACGCGATTGCGGGGCACGCCGACGAAACTTTTCAGTACCATCACCAGCCGTTCGCCTATTTTGCCCGTTATGCCGAAGGGACTCGCGAAAGAGCGAAGCATCTCAAGGATGAAGCGGATTTCTTGAAGGCTATCGAAAAAGGTAAATTGCCGGCGGTTTCCTTCTATAAACCCATCGGCGCCGATAGCGAACATCCGGGTTACGCCGACCTCATTGCGGGAGAAACCCGAGCCGTCGAGGTGATCCGCAAGCTCGAACGAAGCCGGCTGTGGCGGAATACCGTGATCATCGTCACCTACGACGAATACGGCGGATTCTGGGATCACGTCCCGCCGCCGCCTGGCGACCGCTGGGGACCGGGTAGCCGCGTGCCGGCGATCATCATCTCCCCGTTCGCCAAGCGTGGGTATGTCGATCATACCGTTTACGACACCACCTCCATCCTGAAATTCATCGAAACCCGCTTCGGTTTGAAACCGCTGGGTGAGCGGGACGCTAAAGCCAACGATTTGTTGAATGCGCTGGATTTAGGATCTTAG
- a CDS encoding AAA family ATPase, whose translation MAVTRLLDEQVDKAGAVLRAIRTELGKVLIGQRGMIDEVLIGLLCGAHVLLEGVPGLGKTLLVKALAKTFSGQFARIQFTPDLMPSDVVGHTFFDMGSSQFVTRQGPVFTHLLLADEINRAPAKTQAALLEVMQEGQVTLEGRSIAVPQPFMVLATQNPIEQEGTYPLPEAQLDRFLLKIRIDYPDLDEELALTRRVLERRSGSDLAVDEVAPLIGPEQVMALQRLAAHVVVDDRVLHYAVSISRATREHPRLSIGAGPRGSIALVRAARARALLSGRSYASPDDVKSVALPALRHRVATSPEADIEGASADALLRVLLDQVPSPRL comes from the coding sequence ATGGCGGTAACCCGTTTACTCGATGAACAAGTGGACAAGGCGGGCGCGGTGCTCCGGGCGATTCGCACTGAGCTCGGCAAGGTCCTGATCGGCCAGAGAGGGATGATCGACGAGGTGTTGATCGGCTTGCTGTGCGGTGCGCACGTGCTGCTCGAGGGCGTGCCGGGCCTGGGCAAGACTCTGCTGGTGAAGGCGTTGGCCAAAACCTTTTCCGGCCAGTTCGCGCGAATTCAGTTCACGCCCGATCTCATGCCCTCCGACGTGGTCGGCCACACCTTCTTCGACATGGGCAGCAGCCAGTTCGTCACCCGTCAGGGACCGGTCTTCACCCACCTCCTTTTAGCCGACGAGATCAACCGCGCTCCGGCGAAGACCCAGGCGGCGCTGCTTGAAGTGATGCAGGAAGGCCAGGTGACCTTGGAAGGCCGTTCGATCGCCGTTCCTCAGCCGTTCATGGTGCTGGCCACCCAGAATCCGATCGAACAGGAAGGCACTTATCCGCTGCCCGAAGCACAATTGGACCGGTTTCTGCTCAAGATACGCATCGATTATCCCGATCTGGACGAAGAACTGGCTCTCACCCGTCGGGTGCTCGAACGCCGGTCCGGAAGCGATTTGGCCGTGGACGAAGTGGCGCCCCTGATCGGACCGGAGCAGGTCATGGCGTTGCAGCGGTTGGCTGCCCACGTGGTGGTGGACGACCGCGTGCTCCACTACGCGGTCTCAATCAGCCGAGCCACCCGCGAACATCCGCGCCTGTCTATAGGGGCGGGTCCACGCGGCAGCATCGCCTTGGTGCGCGCCGCCCGCGCCCGCGCGTTGCTGTCGGGGCGAAGTTACGCTTCGCCGGACGATGTCAAATCCGTGGCTCTGCCAGCATTGCGCCATCGCGTGGCGACCTCGCCCGAAGCCGACATCGAGGGAGCGAGCGCCGACGCGCTGCTCCGCGTGCTGCTCGATCAGGTGCCTTCGCCGCGACTCTGA
- a CDS encoding DUF58 domain-containing protein — protein MLLPNRSLLITLLGWFGLAVVATVWPSWLGVWQFSGAALLSAALADAWLALSRRNPVRVEREIKTAWPVGVTQTVQLRLTSSERDAAGWLFDRHPEAFSAEGLPLFFKLPRGHWVKLGYSAQPLERGPHAFGPIELRLLSPLRLWLTQYRVGDGGTVHVYPDFAKITRYALFATDNRLSQIGVLRRQRRGEGLDFHQLREYCRDDDLRQIDWKATARVRKPLAREYQDERDQNIMFLLDCGQRMRAKDDALSHFDHTLNAMLLLSYVALRQGDGVGFSTFARAEPRYVAPRKSLATVERLLNAVYDLQPSLQTPDYLNASQALCERLSKRSLIVLLTNLRDEDEATLPPALATLRRRHLVLLANLRETTLDAVLREPVIDLDGALTYAAAVDYRRGRRRQLAALRAQGVVVLDVAPAELPVALVNRYWDMKRSGVF, from the coding sequence GTGCTCCTGCCCAACCGCTCTCTGCTCATAACGCTCCTCGGCTGGTTCGGTCTCGCCGTGGTCGCGACCGTGTGGCCGTCGTGGCTCGGCGTCTGGCAATTCAGTGGGGCCGCGCTGCTGAGCGCGGCGCTGGCGGATGCGTGGCTGGCCCTCAGCCGCCGCAACCCGGTTCGCGTCGAACGGGAAATCAAGACAGCCTGGCCCGTGGGGGTCACGCAAACCGTCCAACTCCGGCTGACCAGTTCCGAGCGAGACGCCGCCGGCTGGCTGTTCGACCGCCATCCAGAAGCGTTTTCCGCCGAAGGCTTACCTTTGTTTTTCAAACTGCCGCGCGGCCATTGGGTGAAACTCGGCTACAGCGCGCAGCCGCTCGAGCGCGGGCCGCATGCCTTCGGCCCTATAGAGCTACGCCTTCTTTCGCCGCTGCGGCTATGGCTGACCCAATACCGGGTCGGCGACGGCGGCACGGTGCACGTTTACCCCGATTTCGCAAAAATCACCCGATACGCGCTGTTCGCTACCGATAACCGCTTGTCCCAGATCGGCGTTCTACGCCGTCAGCGGCGCGGCGAGGGACTGGACTTCCACCAGCTGCGGGAATACTGCCGCGACGATGACCTGAGGCAAATCGACTGGAAAGCCACCGCCCGCGTGCGCAAGCCCCTTGCCCGCGAATACCAGGACGAGCGCGACCAGAACATCATGTTCCTGCTGGATTGCGGCCAGCGCATGCGCGCCAAGGACGATGCCCTCTCGCATTTCGACCATACGCTGAACGCGATGCTGTTGCTGTCTTACGTGGCTTTGCGCCAGGGCGACGGCGTCGGATTCTCGACCTTCGCCCGGGCCGAGCCTCGCTACGTAGCTCCACGCAAGTCGCTAGCCACCGTAGAACGCCTGCTCAATGCCGTGTACGACCTTCAGCCCTCGCTGCAGACGCCCGATTATCTGAACGCCAGCCAGGCCCTGTGCGAGCGTCTCAGCAAGCGTTCACTGATCGTGCTCCTCACCAATCTGCGCGACGAGGACGAAGCCACGTTGCCACCGGCGCTCGCGACCTTGCGGCGGCGGCATCTCGTGCTCCTCGCGAATCTGAGGGAAACAACCTTGGACGCGGTGCTCCGCGAGCCGGTGATTGATTTGGACGGTGCCTTGACTTATGCGGCGGCGGTGGATTACCGCCGCGGGCGGCGGCGGCAGTTGGCGGCCTTGCGCGCCCAAGGCGTCGTGGTACTGGATGTCGCTCCGGCGGAACTGCCGGTAGCGCTCGTCAACCGCTACTGGGACATGAAACGTAGCGGCGTTTTTTAA
- a CDS encoding RDD family protein: MSAIAPLDTVRSVATPEGCELRLRVAGPVVRARAFLIDAVIRFLIFVAAVVVLQYFGNLGQGLVLLTYFVLGWLYNIAFEALNHGATPGKRLCQLTVLHDDGTPVSWDAAFIRNTLRFVDAMPIGYAFGLIAMGFNAASKRLGDLSAGTVVVYRTDAAPSAIVDDYAEAEPPPFSPTPSERHALIEYRRRSATLTPERAEELAELALPLTEGLSPEQGRLKLFRIANYLMGRTVSVNPGADQESTRADRSP; encoded by the coding sequence ATGTCCGCCATCGCCCCGCTCGACACCGTCCGTTCCGTCGCTACCCCCGAGGGCTGCGAACTGCGGCTGCGTGTCGCCGGGCCGGTGGTGCGGGCGCGCGCTTTCCTGATCGACGCCGTGATACGGTTTCTGATTTTCGTGGCTGCCGTCGTTGTCTTGCAGTATTTCGGCAACTTGGGCCAAGGTCTGGTCCTCCTAACTTATTTCGTTCTCGGCTGGCTTTACAACATCGCATTCGAGGCCCTGAATCACGGCGCAACGCCGGGGAAGCGCCTATGCCAACTGACCGTGTTGCACGATGACGGAACACCGGTCAGCTGGGATGCCGCCTTCATCCGAAACACGCTGCGCTTCGTCGACGCGATGCCGATCGGCTATGCGTTCGGGCTCATCGCCATGGGCTTCAACGCCGCCAGCAAGAGACTGGGCGACCTTTCGGCCGGCACCGTGGTGGTCTATCGGACGGATGCCGCGCCATCCGCCATCGTCGACGACTATGCCGAGGCGGAGCCCCCGCCTTTTTCCCCGACCCCGTCCGAACGACACGCACTCATCGAGTACCGGCGGCGTTCCGCCACACTGACTCCCGAGCGTGCCGAAGAACTAGCGGAACTGGCTTTACCCCTGACTGAGGGCCTTTCTCCCGAACAAGGGCGGTTGAAGCTGTTTCGCATCGCCAACTACTTGATGGGTCGTACGGTTTCGGTAAACCCTGGGGCGGACCAGGAGTCTACCCGGGCAGACCGTTCGCCCTGA